The region GTGGTAGAAGGAAATTTTAAACCATTTAAAATACCTATAGAAATATATAGTGTATGCTGGACCACAGGCAAACACTGCCAAAGCCACAACACAGTGGAAGATTATTCCAGGGGTCACTTAAAAGCCCTTGTTTGATCTGTTTTATTAATCCTAAATAAAACTCAgattattttacaaatgttttgGCAATTTTTGACtgatattgttatttttagCAGTCAATGATGTtaagtttaaaaacaaatagtGGAAACCAACACTATTTCTGTTTCCATTGACACAACTTCCCTCATTGTTCACTGATTAGAAAGTTTGCCGTTTCTGTTTGCAGCAAGTTTTACTGATGTGGTATTTGTAGTGAGTTTTCTCAGTGTTGCCTATGTTATACAAATTGATGAAGTACTTTTCTTaatttgcttgtgttttttctttagatTTGGCCgcatcatcattcatcatcttaATTAACATACTGTGTACCATACTGTGTACTAAAATCTCATAAGCTGTCCAGAGTGTAAAAGATTTTCACACAGGTAACGTCGTCCCTTCTAATAACATCTATTCATAAAGAGGACTCCTCATTTTTGTTTCCTGGGTTCTCCCAAACTTTTGACAAATGAACACCGGGTTGAAGTGTTTACCTTCCAGTCGACAGGAGTGGCGACTTTCTTCTGTGCAGTGAGTTGAAGGGAGTCAATAACTCTGAGCAACTCATCAAAGTTTCTTCCTGTAGTGGCGGGGTAGAGGATCGACAGCTTCAGCTTCTTGTGGGGGTCAACCACAAAGACCTAAAGTAGATGGAGAGGACACAAGTTCAACGCAACACCAAGAAGACGCATCTTTTATAATCTGGTCATATATAGAAACATTACTTTTGGTGTTcaccaaaaaaggaaaagagccACATAGAAATTTCAATACTTTCATCAGGCTCATGAAAAAAGCATTTGCTCCAGCGTTAACACCGaatactgtacaaacataaGTTAGAGTGTCGTGTGTGTTAATTTAGGGTTATAATGCAGGACAGGTTTCTTACACAACGGGCAGTGAGAGGCATTCCTTGCTGGTCCCTCTCGTCCGGGTCCAACATGCCGAGCTGGACAGACAGCTCCCTCTTGTCATCGGCGATGATGGGGTAGGGCAGAGGTCTGTCAGGCTCACAGCTGTAAGCCATCACATCCTGGAGAGTGGAGTGGACACAGTTAGCTCTCACACCTCCATTCATGTGCATCTTTACCCTGATGTCGTTACAGCACAGGTTTGAAATTGATTTTCTAGAAAACGGTTTGTCTGACAAGATATATCGGAAAGGATTTGGTTAGAATATGGCAGAGGGGTGTTTCCTATTAGCTTTTATAGTGTCAACAGTTAACGTTCTTCAACTGCTTTCTAGTTCAGCATCACCTGACAGGGACTCCCGTTTCAGAGGCCAATCACGGGCTTTTTGGAGGGCCTTGTTGAACTGCAGTGACCCAGTTTATAGTCAGTCACAATGAATACACGCTTGGGTTGAAAGGTTAACTCTTAAAGTACAATGGGAATACTGTTcctaaagaaaaatgttttacaagtaCCTCCACTACTGCATCTAATTACATAGATATACTATTTAAttcaaggaaataaaatatcagTAAAAATAAGGAATCTAAACCCACCCACACATTTCTCAAAAGATTTAGAAACTTTTTCAGAATTTATCTACTTGAGTCAAAGATCCTCAGAAAATTGCCCTCTGCCTACAGTCACGTAGCAGAAAGTGGGGGCAAAAGCCATCTCCAGTGTTTATGGCCTGCTTTGAAGACTGACTTCAGCTCATAGGGCAGGAAGTACAGAAAACTGGGAATATGACCATAATCGGTTAAAGATTAAATGTTACAGCTACAAGATAAACTCATGTGATGAGTGACTTGGGAGGAGACGGGGTCAAGTTCACTTATTGTCACTATTTAATGGCAAAATGGAGTTTAAAGTCCTCTCCTGTGTCATacacataaaatacatatataaaattatttatgttattattataagaatGATACAACTGGTTGGAgtgtaaaacaaaagattttaaattgaaaatgcaGGTACAAAAAGTACACTTGCAAAACCTTCTTCTTCGTCAAACCTGTTCTATAAATCTTTTTTAACCACTGTAATGAAACAAGAAGTGCAGTAAATGAAATGTGTCTGTCTGCCCAACCTTGCTCCAGGCTTTGTGATCCTCAACACTGTCGATACTCAAGGCAATCATCTTCACGTTGCGTTTCTCGAACTCTTTACTGAGCTTGGCAGCACGAGCGAGCTCAGTAGTGCAGACTGGAGTGAAGTCTCTTGGGTGGGAGAATAGGATACCCcatctgcagaaagaaaaaataaagagcgCTGAGGTCCATGTTCACATCATAAGATCACCCTCATTTCAGCATGACATTACATAAACATCAGAGAGCACAGACTGGAATGATATTCATTTACAGGAAGAGGTTTGAGTCacggaaatgaaaataaactaaattCAAAGTCAAACCTGTtgcattttcagtgtttttgtcttgGTGCAAGACTGTACAATGTGAAAGTGGGagcaacatgtgtgtgtgtgattctgacCCAAGTGATGTGCAGCAGAAACACGACTAGACATGAGCATCACTGGAAATCATTTTTCTGGAAGTCACCCTGGAATCACCTGATTTTCTGCCTCAGATGATGTGTGAATGTTCGTTGTAGAGCAGCTTCACTACCAACCAAAGCATTGCATTGAAATCACCTGATTACAGAACAACCAGAAGGTCAGATTAGACTGAGATGACCCCAGTTTACTGCACACCACCACACCCTGGACGTTGACACTGAGTGTGTTCAGAAACAGGACAGAGCCAGAAACGATGGCCTTTGACAGAGAGATGAGACATTGTGTAACCACTtagactgttgttgttttatttgtgccTGACCAGTTTAGGCATGTCAGTTAAAATCTTGAGCCAGTTATGCTGGTTAATGCAGCGACAGTAAATAAGGTCAGAGTAACAGCTACAGTACGTTGTTGCAGCAGGTTACACATTACTACACTATTCAGATTATATGAAGTAGGGAAGAGCATGAGTCCATTCTTCCTGCTGTTCTGCACACAGTTGATCCTTTCAGGGTCTGACGTTAAAGAGGACAGAACAGCAGGAGGAACGGAGCCaagctcacacaaacacacaatacaccCTTTGTCCTGACGCATTCATCCCACTGATCAACTGACCAGAGGGGAAAcagcaaaaaacacacacaagcttcACTTTGacttttaaatacaatttttgtCATTCAGCTGAGTCACGCTTGAGCAACGCTACTTGCATCAGTTGGTGTTACCTTACATCGACATCTGTGTATTGCTGGGCTACTGCAACTGTCCTCTACCCAACAATGCTCTTAGATGTGATAACAGTCCAGCAGTACAGCAGGTGTTATGTTGAGCTCTGCTTGCTTGCCATGAATTGCATTCTTCTTGTGCACACCGAAGGCAAACACTGCCAGCTGGACGTTTGTCAGGGGTTCTACATAAAGGTCATATATGTTACAAAAACAAGTAATCATTTACTAGCCTGAAAAAACAGGTTCCCTCTGGAATTATGAATTCATTAACTTAATTAAAACTTGTGGTTTCACTGGAAACCCTCAGGAGACATGAAGATGTGTACCATGGAAATGTAAAGAAGAATTAAGTGGCTTGTGTTTATGctataaaacaatacaaaatcATTAAAGCATTGCTCTATCAGGTCAATTTTGTCAATCAGAACAGTCTGCAACACTGACTGCAGATAAACAGCACTGGAggtatatttgttttataaaccAAAATAGTTTATAACATTGGTAACAACCTTGCCAGCTCAAATATGGGAttgtttttaatctatttaatACCATGATGAAGCATTTGAATGAAACCTGCAGCACACACTGAACAAGCGCGATTCCATCAAAGATCAGAAATCCCTTCAAGGAATAAAAAACACTGGTCTTTTTAGGATATATATTGTCTTCTTATTTTAACTTTACACTGCAAAGTTGACAAAAGGGATGAACAGTTCTGGTCGAAgattcatttgatatttttaactCACAAATTCTACATTCTCCTTTTGCGTtttcagaaagaaagagaaaaccgGTTCTCATAGATTAGCCCGCTCTTAGAGAAAACACATTCATGACTGACACACCAGTAGTCTGACTCGTAATCTAAAGCAAATCTCTGCAGAAAGTATTTGTAGCACTTAAACCAGGAAATAGTGCAGATCTGGAGGACTTAGTCCTTGAGTTACTGGCTAAAATTCCTCCGGGACTCTGCCACAAGCTGGTATCTATTGTGTGCATCATATGTGCTGCAGGTTAAATGAAAGGCAGATGGAGGTTCAGGGGGAGAGAGGTCATGAGGTCAGGGGAGAGAGGTCATGAAGTCAGGGGGAGAGAGGTCATACACGTGGTGGCAtgatcagagagagaaaaattgatgtttttcattcattctctgcCAGCCTGAGTGAACAGGAGGACCAGAGTAGCGCCACGATATGAAGATTTTTCTCATAAAATAACTTGGCTGCAAAAATGAACTGTGAACTTaaaaccttaagcctaaccacGGACAACATGTCTTTCAACAGCAGGTCGTCCTGATATCGGATTATTGTGTCTATTAGCGCACCACGAAGGCCGCGCAGAACGCAACGTAAAACCTGTTACGTGACTCAAGGTGTGACGATCGTCACGCGTGAAATTCATGACGCAGAATGAAACAAGTGTTTCCGATGGAGCCTGCGGGACGAGGAGCCTGCGCACTTACGAGTCGCCCAGAAAGTCGT is a window of Antennarius striatus isolate MH-2024 chromosome 7, ASM4005453v1, whole genome shotgun sequence DNA encoding:
- the prdx6 gene encoding peroxiredoxin-6; translation: MPGLLLGDTFPNFEADTTIGKIKFHDFLGDSWGILFSHPRDFTPVCTTELARAAKLSKEFEKRNVKMIALSIDSVEDHKAWSKDVMAYSCEPDRPLPYPIIADDKRELSVQLGMLDPDERDQQGMPLTARCVFVVDPHKKLKLSILYPATTGRNFDELLRVIDSLQLTAQKKVATPVDWKPGDKVMVIPTLSEAEAAKLFTNGVTTKEVPSGKTYLRFTQP